In Eupeodes corollae chromosome 3, idEupCoro1.1, whole genome shotgun sequence, a single genomic region encodes these proteins:
- the LOC129949443 gene encoding larval cuticle protein 65Ag1-like: MKFLVALACLVAVAYAVDDVQVLRNELNVLPESYVYGYELGNGVSAQESGSLKNSEAISAQGSYKFTAPDGQTFETQYIADENGYQPTGAHIPEIPILIQRSLAYLASAKPYVEKN, from the exons ATGAAATTCCTC GTCGCACTCGCTTGTTTGGTAGCTGTTGCCTACGCTGTCGATGACGTACAAGTCCTTCGTAACGAGCTCAATGTTCTACCAGAAAGCTATGTATACGGTTATGAACTCGGAAACGGAGTTTCAGCTCAAGAATCTGGATCATTGAAGAACTCTGAAGCTATT TCTGCTCAAGGATCATACAAATTCACTGCTCCAGATGGTCAAACTTTCGAAACCCAATACATTGCTGATGAGAATGGATACCAACCTACCGGTGCACACATTCCAGAAATCCCAATCCTCATCCAAAGGAGTCTTGCCTACTTGGCTTCAGCTAAGCCATACGTCGAGAAGAACTAA